In Pseudomonas poae, a single genomic region encodes these proteins:
- a CDS encoding N-acetyltransferase family protein, producing MALKIRTAVASDAEAIQRIYAPIVLNTAISFEETPPSVEEISQRIATTLQTYPYLVAEDGGEIKGYAYASQHRARAAYRWAVDVTVYIAESARRQGVGRELYETLLPILEKQRFRAAYAGIAQPNEGSVGLHESLGFTHIGTYPEVGFKLGKWHDVGYWRLGLCQATPPLEPILFPQVEIKPVMG from the coding sequence ATGGCTTTGAAAATTCGTACGGCAGTGGCATCAGATGCAGAAGCCATCCAGCGCATTTATGCCCCCATTGTTCTGAACACTGCGATCTCATTCGAAGAGACACCACCAAGCGTTGAGGAAATTTCTCAGCGGATCGCGACAACGCTTCAGACATATCCCTATCTAGTGGCCGAGGACGGTGGGGAGATCAAGGGATATGCTTACGCAAGCCAGCATCGTGCACGTGCAGCCTACCGATGGGCTGTTGACGTGACGGTGTACATAGCTGAATCAGCTCGCCGCCAGGGTGTTGGCCGCGAACTCTACGAGACTCTACTTCCAATACTTGAGAAACAGCGGTTTCGCGCCGCTTACGCTGGAATTGCGCAGCCCAATGAAGGCAGCGTGGGCCTGCACGAGTCGCTAGGATTCACCCATATAGGGACGTATCCAGAGGTAGGCTTCAAGCTTGGGAAATGGCACGACGTCGGCTATTGGCGGCTCGGGCTGTGCCAGGCAACCCCTCCACTGGAACCTATTCTCTTCCCCCAGGTTGAAATCAAGCCAGTGATGGGGTGA